gtttattatgcaatagtaaccatttatgtcaaaactggttaatatagcacaattgacatgcacagaacccattattcgtctctgcgcatgtttattatgcaatagtaaccattttttcATTGTCTGTATTTATTATCCTATTCTTTGAGTTTTTTAAGCACATTCTAAATCCAAACTGGTTTTGTTAGCTAGCGCTGCATTTGCACATTTCTCCTGTTTTGCTCGTTGGTTGTTACTTCATAGTTTTCTCTTTGTAGTTCTAGCTGCCTTGTCAGTTCAATCTGGTTTACCAATTCTTGACGATTCTGTTGTTTCCTCTTTTGTCTTTCGAGATCTTTGATGACACCTTGCTTCAATTGCTGTAAAGTGTAAAATTATTGGTAATAATAATGGATGACTATACACCAAGTTAATAAGTTGGTATCGCCCTACTACCTACATAAAacggcgctactgcagtttcgcacctaAAACTGGGCATAAGACTTCACAGTAACTCATCATCAGCGCTGCGCAACAGGTCGATGTCTTTAAAAGGGAGAGTGTGGTGTGAAAGTGCATTAGCACCCATAAAACAATTGTTCAAGGGTGCAAGTTGGGTCCAGCCAGGTAATATTATCTAGGCTACTTTACTCTAATACTAGGTAGGCCTCCTTACGTTTTGGTCGTACTTCTTTTTATAATGCACTCCGGCTATAGTACTTGTAGCAATTACAACAGAAGTACCAAGGGTTATTTTTGCTGTCAACGACATGCCTTCTTATTTATACAGTCAGTAGTTCATTTAATCAAGTGAAGGTGTAGAAGACCATCCTCCTTTCTGGTAGAGTTATCAACGATATAGGCATATATGCCTAGCCTAGGTGAAATTCTTGTAGGCCTCCTTGGTCTAGTAGATAGGAGGAGtatagtagtactactactagcctagtagtatAGGGTGACCGTagtatatagtaggcctagctttcTTTGCTTAGCCTAAATGTAGGAGTATATACAGACAGACTAGACTTAAGCATATAAcaagtataaattaaaataattaggctaggtctagtgcattttttcgaaaaataaagCCCTCAGCTATATCTccgaaaatggcaaaatttcggcCTTTtttcactagctaggcctaggcgcgCTACTCCGATCAACCCCTGAAAAACGACTGGGCATGGCAAAGGAATCATTTCGCGTCAACTGTGACGTGTAACGCGTTACTGACAATGGAAATATGATACGTCAACGGATTGGCTATAATTTCAGGTAAGAACAAATTAATAAGATGtttgtgttatgcgcgatttgaacgatttgcgcaatttgaaattgcgcaaaaaaatccttgcgcaatttgaaattgcgcaaagaattcttgcgcaatttaaaattgcgcaaagatttttttgcgcaatttcaaattgcgcaatcaacttgcgcaatttcaaattgcgcaagaaaatctttgcgcaattttaaattgcgctgcacaatttgtaaattgcgcaagatagttcttgcgcaatatgacacctttgcgcaatttgaaaacgaactgtaaattttcaaattgcgcaacaaaattctaccagacaatcggtattataataatttattggaaactaaataactcaaaataaaacataataaatgcgaagataacatgtgtataataaatacataacatttattattacaattaaataatattatcactgtaacttgaaataaatcaaaataaatgtaaaaattaagtttttaatattagtttaagctaggccatgtaacctagtcagtatcagtagtccagaccctagctaggctagagtagtatagccggccgcccgcgccgcgcccgcctggtggaacaccaccgcttcgttttccttcgtcggtatgctaacttataacaatatttgcactactaaaataaggaaatgcgatatttatctttaattttgaatcattcttagaaattactataaaaatatgggtgtgcatgatttcacaatctgtcgaaaaaccttgcgcaatttgcagattacttgcgcaatttaatacgttgcttgcgcaatttgaaacacatgtttcaattcaaattgcgcaaggattttttttgcgcaatttcaaattgcgcaaatcgttcaaatcgcgcataacatttattatgtactaggatatttatttacatcatGGAATCCATGTTTATATCATACAACCAGACGGAGATTAGAATGGCAATGGCCTATATCCCTACACGAGATAAGATTAGATAATGCACACGGACCTAGTGGGACTGGGCATATCTTTTACGAAAACTTACATACTGATAATACTGTACTCACAATTCGGCTGAATTTTACGTTTTGAGTGTCTATAACTATGGAACGCCTCTTCttccttcagttcacatttatcatgcagtacacaccaatcgtcatgcagtacacaccaatggtcattcTGTACACAgtaccaatcgtcatgcagtacacgcacaccaaacatcatgcagtcacttttgacgtgctcgtataacgtaatttcgagttggaaattgaattaaatatgataacattatttaagaaaggttgtaaaacagaaatcgggccgCAAAATAGTGCATATTAACATTTAACATGCAGTGTGCGTGcaaaaaatctgcgcactcattgCTATTTTTGTAATGCTTAAGGGGCCTAAATTTGGCTGAAACGTACTTTaatttcatcaaaaataaatgttgacatTATACCGGTATGTGCTAcacacgtaattgtattgccatatgatgaaatatgacctgaaatttatgagtaccaaattttatttaattgtgattcatgcttgtgaaagatatgattacaaacgtgatttcgttaaatcgagCGTAGAAAGACCgcataattttttattgcgcattgtgaaaaacataaccacatcaaGTCCTGGCCATAAgaaatatactctgaaaaattgacttagctagatgaaactgatatcaagacaaGGTCATTTATACAAGTTGTGTttaccgacatagtgagctgtaataataataatatttattcggtcatcaatgtaaaaataaccaaagagattctgcactcactccatacaatacaaacagttcagataaaaccatatacataaattcaaataaactatacataacatgaaatatagtgttttgttagagcagccttaaatattgaaattgattgtGAATCTTTTAAGTATGTCATTTGGTATTTGCTCCCATAGTCTAGGAAAGGAAAAGAGTTGCGTTGCACGCGattaaaaatggccaaaatatcaagtttttaaaattcaattattatgcgtttttattgctgtatatgatcatatattgctttatgatcatcttatagtaccatagaacccaattatgtcgaaaaataaaaaggtcgaaaattgccAATTATCGAAAAAAGTCATGtacagtacagggattttttgaATGATATATATttggctttaaaaaaaaaaaatccctgtactgattcataaaaaaacaagaacattTCATATGCTTCccatattttaaacatatttatagTCTATATACGCACTACAATGTCCAGAAAAGTGTGAAATCTGATTGTAGCAATTCATTAAGATACTGTGTCAGACAAAAatgattctaaaaataaattaatgtcatttaaaaatTACCCTGTAGTTTTTTttctcagaaaaaaaaaattgactgtTGTAGGGCTTAATAtgtattgaggtaacatgcgcagaccgcattattgtatatatatatatacagattatTTCAAAGGCATATTTAAGAAAACATTACCAACATTGAATAAAATTTAGTAAATTCGGATCATGGAATTGGAATTAAAGATGGTGTATTGTACATTCCAATTGGTTGAAAGTTTTCTTGAATACCAAATGCACTTGTTCCAACAACCTGGAGGGCTTGCAGTGTTGTTAGTGCTGGAGAGGCTGGTATTGCAAGAACAGCTACACGTAAACCGTAACGCAACTCATCTGTTGGGATTGGTTGACCATTATCAGAATCAACGATACAGATCAGGTCTGGAACAGTAGCAACAAtctaaaataacataaaatccaTTCAACTCAATGTAAAAAATGGtagtaaaaagaaaatgtaattatatgtaatatGCCAATTCCAAACTAGAAATAAAAGTTTGTAATGAAACTGAATTGAAAATATcctgtattattataatatttgtcTTTTGTATAGAGcttaaccaaaataaattttcacTAATGCTACAACCACAAGGCTTGAAACAAGGTGGAAATTACATCATTTCATATGTTATGCGAAAGAGATGGGTTTTCAGCAATTGTTTGAAGATGGCAATAGAATTGGCATTCTTGATTCATTGTGGAAGAGTATTCCATAAGGATGTTTATCCAATCTATGTCTTTATAGGTCTGTGTTACTATACTCCATTTCAACACTAGTTACTTCTTGAAAAAGAAAGCATGTAAATATCCCTACCATTTCAGTGCATTGTGCGGTTGTCTTCCTTGCCAACAAGTTTTCATTCTGAAACTCCACATTCAGTGTGCTTTGACTCCATTTTAAAGTGCCCTCAATTGTCACGTTTCCTTTGTCAAATCCTTCGTTAGTCTTTCGTGCAACATTAGAAATCTGGATAGAAAATAGGGAAAACATGAACTATTAAATTATGAaaacattttagttttattattatttgtttgtttctgtCTATATAGACTAAAGTAAATAGAATGTGAAAGTGTTTCTTCAGGAAGTTTTTCGAGTTGCGACCCATGACCTAACGAGGTCAGGTCAATAAATGTGTTCAATCAAAACAGAGTCGAGGTGGGGAGTGAAGAAACATGTTCCAATGTGCACACAGTTACATACTTTGGTAGTCGCTCATCGCCAAAACTAAAGCTTCCTAATTacacattcattattattaactCTAATGGAAAAAATGCATACCTTGCCTATTATCAATAGAGTTCCATTTTCCTTTGTTATAATCGCATCGATCGGGGATGATGTAGCTGATAGAACTTTGTGTCCAAGATGGCGAGCTCGGCTTAATGAGTACAGAACACTCTTTTCTAAAATTTCGGACTTAGTTAAAGGATTGAAGCTCAAAGCCGCTGAACACCTGTCGACAAAACGCATAAATCAGGTGaagtgaaataaataagaaaGTATTTTTGAGACGTTGCtatatatagtattattaaagtttaaataGATATgtataacaacaacaattagaTAACAACAACTCTCCGTTGATAGATCTCCATTCCTTCATATCTTGAATACATGTCTGTATGTctttcctaaagctctgtctacactatcaagcaaGTTTGACAAATAATgtgtcatgtgcccaaatatggtagtgaaacgACATTACCATGTCCATACtataaatgggcacatcacgtttttttgtcccaagtttgatagtgtaggcagggctttactaataaaataactcaaaatgtTTACCCCATAGATACAACTGTTTTGCGGAAATGATCCTCAAGTTGTTTAGGTGTTTCAGCTTTAAGTACGACAGCTTGCTGACCTTTGTCATCTACAAGACAGCATGGGGTCAACGACTTACCATATATAGATGGAACAAACATCTAAAATTCAGAAGAAAACATAGAAATAAGGACGTTAATGGTGGATTCAAGTGAGAGTGAGATTGTTTTTGAGATGTTTTGCCATACTTAAATACTGATACCACACTTCATCCCTTTTAAATTCAAATCTCTCCTGAAAACTCACCTATTTCAATAGTTATTCTTTTCAAGAGTgctttataaatatttcatattattattattataccatgGTAATTGAATTTGTGCCCACCTGTAACTCTGGGAAGGCACGTCCCATACCATCACAATCAACAACAGGTAAGTCTAGAAGTGCACCAACTACTAGAGGTTCCACAGCATTCATTCCACCAATCTCTGCACTCATCACACCTACTATTCTATCAGCTGTGTTCTTGCATTTGGTTTCTTCTCTAGAGTCTACAGTGCTGTAATTGTCAATGTATCGAATGCCATCACCTGATTTGACTTCTAAAATCAGTTTAAAATAGTTCATTTTAGTACATATTCACAGTACAAAAGAAATGAAGAAAATCTGTAGGTAATGTCAACGAATTGACTAAAAAGTTCATAAATATGTTAGCTTGTCGAGAGAATTGGTGAAATGTTCAATTTCTAAATGACGCTATGACCACACCCAGTCACAGGACCAGTAACAGTAATATCATGAACAGGCAATCAAATAACAATATCAACAATTAATATCAACACTTAATTCATTTGAATTGTATTTCATCAAATATAGAGCTGAAGATTGGTAACTCATCAAATATTTGGAAATGATCAATAAAGTATTTGTAGTTTAGCAATAGATTTAATAATGTTGCAGTATTTTGAATTAATGCATAATAATTAATGCTACTCTAACCTTTGATATCCCATGATCCTTCAGTAGACCTATTAATTATTTCCTGTTGACATTTGATTGCCTCCAACATTTCTCTTCCACTCATCAACTTTTCAGTCAAAACTCCTGGTGACCCCATGAAGGCACAAACAGCCACTTTACCACAACCTATCCTAAAgttatacaaacataattagatttaaaCATCTAAACATCATGTTTTCTGAAACTACTGTAAGAATAAGACAATTGCTATTTACCTCTCTGGAGCAATTACTCTGATCTTCTTGCCTTCTTTGAGAAGCTTTTGTGCACGTAGACGTCCAAGGTAGGGGCTACCCCCTCCTCCACACCCCAATATTCCAGCGCCAACACTAATGCATTCAATATCGTATTCTGTTAAGAGCCATTCACCGGTTTCTTTGTCAACTACTGGTTGTGAAAGATCTTCATTTTTTACACCTAATAAAGGATAAGACATTTGCATTTTGTCATTAGGAAGAACCTTAGCTTTATAAAAGGTTTTGATAACATTAATTCATCgttatgttttaaatttgtggtaaataatagtaataaccAGGAGAGACTCTGGACTCACtcaatacagtaaaataaaacgTTAGGTACTGTACATCAGAATCCACATAACTGAAAATAAAGTGTTTAGTCAGATTGACTAAACACTTTATTTACTCAGAGCAGcgtaaaataatcaaattgttttaactttttatGCCACttgttattaaagttttttCCATATATTCTagtttaattaaacaaaagatGTACCTGTAACAACCGATTTTTCTTGCTCGTTTTTTAATATTTGCTTGGAAGGTTCAGATCCTGCCGGTTTTCCATCATCCACTGTACAAGATAGAAAAGGAATTGAACTTTGAGAACAATCTACTGATTGCTGGGTCAACTTGAGGTCACCGACTGCTTTAACCTTTATACGTGTGCAGCCATGCACATAAGTAAGACTAACTTCTTCGATTTCAGTAAtctaaaatcaaaattaaacattttagctACTATAAATGGCTAtccttataaaaaaaaaacaacaaaagaacAGACAAATGGAGGAAGGAAAATTGTGGCAGGAATGTGGGCGTGTTATTATTCCCGCCGGTGAATTCATGGCAGGAATGTGGGCGTGTTATTATTCCCGCCGGTGAATTCATGGCAGGAATGTGGGCGTGTTATTATTCCCGCCGGTGAATTCATGGCAGGAATGTGGGCGTGTTATTATTCCCGCCGGTGAATTCATGGCAGGAATGTGGGCGTGTTATTATTCCCGCCGGTGAATTCATGGCAGGAATGTGGGCGTGTTATTATTCCCGCCGGTGAATTCATGGCAGGAATGTGGGCGTGTTATTATTCCCGCCGGTGAATTCATGGCAGGAATGTGGGCGTGTTATTATTCCCGCCGGTGAATTCATGGCAGGAATGTGGGCGTGTTATTATTCCCGCCGGTGAATTCATGGCAGGAATGTGGGCGTGTTATTATTCCCGCCGGTGAATTCATGGCAGGTATGTGGGCGTGTTATTATTCCCGCCGGTGAATTCATGGCAGGAATGTCGGCGTGTTATTATTCCCGCCGGTGAATTCATGGCAGGAATGTGGGCGTGTTATTATTCCCGCCGGTGAATTCATGGCAGGAATGTGGGCGTGTTATTATTCCCGCCGGTGAATTCATGGCAGGAATGTGGGCGTGTTATTATTCCCGCCGGTGAATTCATGGCAGGAATGTGGGCGTGTTATTATTCCCGGTGAATTCATTTatcaaaaaagtttttttcaagTTGCAGGTGTTTGCTACCTTTACTGTAGATAAGTCAGCTCCATTCTTTACAGCTTCATTGATTGCAACCCTCTTTGCTTCTGCAACTGCATCCTCCCTACTAATGTTGGACAAGTTCACAATGGTGTCGTGTACTCCTCCAATCTGACTCATGGCTGCTCCAACTGCATTTGCAACCTTGATAAACAGTATGAAATAATCTATTACTGAATATACTCAATACACTATCTAAGGCtttgtttagtttatttattatagataataacaattgaaaatgaaattaaaatgaataaccTGATAATGTGGCGGTTTAATAACCGTTGTAGCCCCTTCTAACGAGTTCTTCTCATCCAATAAAATACTGCCACCACCGACTAAAACATACGGCAAGGCTTCTCTACTTAACTGAAATTAGAATTTAAAGGTTtacagaataaaaataataataataatatcctggatttttttttttacctcgtattggaaacatactcccattaaaatgcagctagtaatcagcgcaaagttgtgtcttgatctaaacaggttcccatttatacacctgggtggagagagatAAGTAaggtatcttgcctaaggatacaagaaCATTAGGAATTAGAGAAAGCATCAACAAACTTTGTAATTCTTACTTTCATTTGATCCACAACTTCTTCAATCATTTCTTTCATACGATTCATCACAGTTGTAATCTCCTCCTTTTTCAAATGCTCCACTTTCTTACGATCTCCAAGAACATCACATCCACCGGCTACAGCAATGTCGGTAGTGGTCAGTGTCTGGCCACCAAACACCATAGCTTCTTCCACCAATTGATAGCCAACACTCTCTGGACCTACTTTACACACCAGCTGTAATGAAGCATGATTTTATAACTtgtgttaataataaataataagtcaCTGGACTTGTAATAAGGAGATTTTGATTTGCGACCAATGACCAAACTATGTCATGTCAGTTCATTGTACGCATGTGGAAATATTGGGACATGTGTCCTCGCTCCTCACCTTACCAGGcacat
The window above is part of the Antedon mediterranea chromosome 10, ecAntMedi1.1, whole genome shotgun sequence genome. Proteins encoded here:
- the LOC140060755 gene encoding uncharacterized protein; this encodes MSNNSMFDKCIVGVDVGGTNTDAVVLHGDRVLGSVKEPTTDDVTTGVKKAISSALQDASANHGTCSIAQVNVGTTHFVNAVVQRRGLVKVAVIRLCGTASGALPPFSDFPDDLRKVVEGPTYLANGGFQIDGRPITDVDDDEIRSYISDIQAKGLVHIVVSGVFSPVNPEQEQLVSGVVKDIFPIAQITCSHTVGQIGLLERENAAILNASLQPLCQKTVEALSKALLDIGITCPYYLTQNDGTIKSSEQTKSFPVHTFSSGPTNSMRGAAFLSDIKDAVVIDIGGTTSDVGCLINGFPREASSHIKIGGVSTKLRMPDVMSIGLGGGSKVEINTSSVDLVCKVGPESVGYQLVEEAMVFGGQTLTTTDIAVAGGCDVLGDRKKVEHLKKEEITTVMNRMKEMIEEVVDQMKLSREALPYVLVGGGSILLDEKNSLEGATTVIKPPHYQVANAVGAAMSQIGGVHDTIVNLSNISREDAVAEAKRVAINEAVKNGADLSTVKITEIEEVSLTYVHGCTRIKVKAVGDLKLTQQSVDCSQSSIPFLSCTVDDGKPAGSEPSKQILKNEQEKSVVTGVKNEDLSQPVVDKETGEWLLTEYDIECISVGAGILGCGGGGSPYLGRLRAQKLLKEGKKIRVIAPERIGCGKVAVCAFMGSPGVLTEKLMSGREMLEAIKCQQEIINRSTEGSWDIKEVKSGDGIRYIDNYSTVDSREETKCKNTADRIVGVMSAEIGGMNAVEPLVVGALLDLPVVDCDGMGRAFPELQMFVPSIYGKSLTPCCLVDDKGQQAVVLKAETPKQLEDHFRKTVVSMGCSAALSFNPLTKSEILEKSVLYSLSRARHLGHKVLSATSSPIDAIITKENGTLLIIGKISNVARKTNEGFDKGNVTIEGTLKWSQSTLNVEFQNENLLARKTTAQCTEMIVATVPDLICIVDSDNGQPIPTDELRYGLRVAVLAIPASPALTTLQALQVVGTSAFGIQENFQPIGMYNTPSLIPIP